A segment of the Manihot esculenta cultivar AM560-2 chromosome 13, M.esculenta_v8, whole genome shotgun sequence genome:
caaaatccttcaagttttcataagatctacccttggtttgaagttttgaagctaaaatagaagttttgggagcttggagcttttggagcttggattctccacacctccgagttagaggtcgcaccaaccctcgatcttcaagaggtaagtgtagatcttggtttcccttgcgttttcatgaagttttaagtaagttttatgaaggttttatgttgttgatgggtagatatgcatgtttaggcttttgtgggttttatgcccaatgcatgttatgtgatgatgtgttgaggagtttaagttagtttctttgctctctttgcttgtgggagtgtgtatgcatgcttgggagagagtatgtgaggtttggggttgttttgtgaggtttaggaggctggtgcacgaaggctgagttctgatgaactcaggttcggccgccgaaggtggtttcggctgccgaacgtgcctgaggatgcataggtttggccgcctaaccttacccccgaaagtggagttgtggcttgaaagcagactttcggccgccgaaggcaatgttcggccgccgaaagtgcctgactttcgtctctggagtgagggttcggccgccgaaggtgccgccgaacctacccgagtttcgtctctggaggagactttcggccgccgaaggtgccgccgaaagtgccctgtccagccgtttcttgggtgttttccatgcatgtttcagtgatgtttagaggggtttttggggagttgcttatgagttgttagcatgtgtttagtacctcatgtgtgtccatctgtgtaggattggacctgaggagaggtgtctagcttcagtgctagttgaccctgagtttgttgagcagtggcttcaggtgagtagaactaaacttaatgttttattttaagaaattctaatgcctaaagcatgagcatgcatcatgattatgtatagtaggttgattgcactagttcacgaatatgttgcattgcattatttcatgttgatgctgaggtaggtttggaccaaggcgactccaatagcccatatctgtcattgagtcttgtctatgtcctttgagagccggacgagtacctgtaggaaagtccatgtgagctctctgtggaccagacaccatgtcatgtatgttacaggcctttgtgagcttctttggggagccgggcaccgacagagggatttttggggtcatgtccgatccttgagagtaaagatgctagcaattccAGAGTACTCTCTaaaaacactccgtggggaatagttatctgcatgagccccgagacggaccagagacagttatgtgatttctttgtgatatgacgcatttcatgagagcatgtaattaatgaactgttttcctctgtttctactcactgggctcttgtagctcaccccattcccttaaccccagttttgcaggaccagagtaagtaagccagagttcagtcagagtaagctatgggatagaagaggttcaagcatgggttgccatgtttggttgtaatagcttagttgtgttttgtttatgtatatgtttatggagatagtgatagttatgtaaggaagttactaaagagatgttatgttatgtaatgctatgtatgtttgtttgcttgtatagcttagttatggacatgatgatgatgatgatgatgatgatgatgatgatgatgatgatgatgatgatgatgatgatgatgatgatgatgatgatgatgatgatgatgatgatgatgatgatagatggacttgatgtatggtccttatgtatataagggatatgaaagaatagaaagagtaatgttataaagagatagagccaagtaagaaaagtatagatatgccatgtgttgtagcatgagatgtatagaattgtgctttgcctagtgttggttaatccctttttgttttgcatgatcttaagttttaatgttatgagttttgaatggcccgtgagggaagaaagggttccaatcccttgacccaaagcggatttGTTTTAAAGAAAGCTTGATGacgtatgaggttctatgttttcatgcataggtcaagctgaggtaaggaaaacaagtttaaaggatTTTTATGAGACCATagcttaagttttatgaaaagtttgatcatgcacgggattatacctaaagttcaggatgtatagaggcttactacgggtcccggcggccttaagccgatctggatcctagtgccgagcagtttggggccgttacaagaggggtaccggtttccgggctgttacataaacgGATCGGATTTTTTCGGGTATCCGATCCGACCGAACCCTAATAGGATGGATTTGGATAattataatcgggtttgggttttaaaaataatacccgttgcggGTTCGGATCGGATTCGGGTTTTATATACAGGTACCCACTACCCGAatccatttatataaataattaatctaatataaaaaatatattttataataatatttataattttttttatatatttttatttaaaaatttaaatttaaatattctttagaaatattatattttttaaatgaaaattattaatgaaaaatattttttatataaattattaattaaaatatatcagattaaacgggttcgggttttattcggataataataatcgggtttgggacggattcggatagtttaaattaatttttaatcgggttcgaAACGGGTtcagatattactaatataaatcgggttcgggttcgggtagtttaattttcacggataccctacccgtttacatccctaggtTAGAGCATCCTTAAATTgtcaaaacgacgtcgttttatataccgaattgaaaatacttaatttaaaattttaaataaaataaaatttatttaaaaattaaattaaaattttaaaaataaaatggtcgctgattgatcgctattttagagattaaaattagggattagggttagggATTATGAATTAGGGATCAGGGATTCGGGATTAGGAATTAGGAATTAGAGATTAcggttaattttattatgaattagGGATTAATTAGAAATTAGGGTTAGAGATTATAAATTAGGGATTAGGAATTAgggttaattttaaaaataatacctgTTGCAGGTTCGAATCAGATTCGGATTTTATGTACAGAGTACCCACTACCCGaatccgtttatataaataattaatctaacataaaaaattatattttataataatatttataaattttttttatatatttttatttaaaaatttaaatttaaatattctttagaaatattatattttttatatgaaaattattaataaaaaatattttttatataaattattatttaaaatatataagattaaacgggttcgggttttattcggataataataatcgggtttggaacGGATTcagatagtttaaattaatttttaatcgggttcggaacgggttcggatattactaatataaatcgggttcgggttcgggtagtttaattttcacgggtaccctacccgtttacatccctagatTAGAGCATCCCTTAAATTGTCAAAACGATATACCGAAttgaaattacttaatttaaaattttaaataaaataaaatataattaaaaattaaattaaaattttaaaaataaaatggtcgctgattggtcgctatttagcgactaattattttagtcgctaaatatTCCCGCCTAAAAAGTTGTCGCAATTTTATCGCAAAAATGGTCGCTAATAACTCGCGCAATTAATTCCCGCTAAATTAGCGACCATTTtatatttggtcgctaaatagcgaccaattaacGACCAAAAATTGATCGTTAAGcattttgttaaataaaaatattatttcattcagTCAGTCgcagaatggtcgctgattggtagctatatagcgaccaaaaaatttggtcgctaattttgatcgcaatttcacagtttttttgtAGTCCGCGATTATAGGTGTAACAAAGATTTGTTGAATTGTGTCTGCTAATAATAACTTTTTGTGAAGTCTCGTCCTGGTCAGGAGAGGGTGAGTCTTAACAAAGAATCGGGTGTAATAGTGTCTAGATCTTCCTTTTCACATATGAGACCATGTATCAGTTTATTAAATTCTTACCATATAACCTTATTTTATAATTACAGCTCATAGTTTTTTAAATAGTTGTTACGTCGcatcttaaatttaaatttaaattcaattaactaaaaaaaattattaaatcgagtttttttttatttaaattaataaataggaGGTGGTCAAAATTTTGATATgtagattaaattaataaataaaaggtGGTCAAAATTCTTAAATCgagtttcttatttttatttgttgttttcctaTTTTAACTTAACTATATTTATACAAGTAATTATAAAGGCTTCTATTATTATTTGGTTAAGGCTTTCAATTCAATATTAAAATGCCCAAAATCCGGAATTAATAAAAGACGGGTAGTATCCATCCATATTTCCCATTTCAAGGATCGAGGTTTCAATGATTTCGGTCTACAAGAGAACGAGACCCCAAGATTTTGGCCTCAAAGACTGAAGCCCTTCTTCAAGGGACCAAGACTCCAAGGTTTCGGTCCTTGGTTTTGATCTCAAGGGATCGAAAATTTGATTTAGGGTTTCGgctaaaagaaacaaaaaacccGATTTAAACTCTCAGGACGTAGGACAGCATCAACTAGAAGAAGAATTTCACGACAGCCAAGACACCAAAATCTTACATAGATTAGATGTCAAGAAGTCTTTAAAACCTGCCATGCAAGCTGTTGGTCTGCTGCTCTCTTAACTATTTGAAAAAGCCTTTTCCCAATTTTGTATgaatcattttatttaaaaaaataattcaaataaattttaacaaaattatgcataattttattttctataaaaataaaaattttataaattaaaaaaatacgaaTTTTTTCATTTCAAACGAGAAAATTGATAACAatgaaataaattgaattgaattctcgcaaaatctttgatttcaagCACGGGTTAAAAAATTCTCTGGTTTTGAGGCTGAAGCATGTACAAGAAAATGCCACCCGCAACAGCAACATTAAGAGACTCATAGTTTCTTGCCATGGGTATGCTTACAAGCTCGCATTCTTGCAGAGATTGCTCTGAAAGGCCACGTCCTTCACTGCCCAAAACCAAGCATAATGGAACATCAGCTAAAGAATCTGCAAGCCCTTGAGATAATTGCGATACTGGCTTCAGTTCATCATTACTTGCTGGGTGGCCAGCAAGCAATTTCATTTGGAATTCATTTTTGAGAGCTTCAAGATTTTGCCAACCGCCTGCAACTATAGGGACCTGAAAGGAGGCTCCTCGACTCGCTTTGAGCGCTTTGTCATTGAATGGATCACAACAGCCAGGAAGAAGGAAAATGCCACCCTGTTCATATTAGCTATGGTATCAAATCTTCTGTTATAAAGTTACAGATGGAAAGTAACTACTCAACTAGAATCTCAACCTAAGCAATGCATTTGATGTAATAAACATTCAGAGGAAAATTTAATTGAGGGTATAATTGCAGTGGATACATTTgtatgaaataaatatattcaaccgaagaattataaaaaattatatgaatccatacatcttaaattaaaataattatagcaAAGTAAGAATACAGCAATCTGTACATGTACAACTTGATTATGATCAAGTCTTATTTCAGTTGAGCACCGGAGTATCAAGCCAATCAGGATGAATGCAAGTTGTAACCCTCATTGGGAACATTGATCTAAGCTTAATCCTTAATAGCACAAAAAGAGCTACAACTTTTGTGGATTAAACTTATAAAGTGGGTAAAACGAAAAAGAAAGCTTTGACAGGATAGAATGCGCCAAACAATCAGCAAAACAGCTTAAAAGTAGAAGGGGAAAACATGAGCTTTTGATGTTGTTGCTTACCCATCTAAATGCCACAGCCGATCTGACTAATGTTCCTAGGTTACCTGGATCCTACAAGGAACAGAACTCATAAGTTAGTGATATTTATGTTCAGGCAATTCCTTAAATCATTTCCAGCAGGCGCAATCATAAAATTCTGCAACTCAATCACCAAATGAATATATTTTGTGAGGCAGCAGGAGGAGTAATTAACTAATATGCAAGGAACTTTAAATAATTACAGTTCCTCCGCACAAGGAGTGGCTACGATCAACATACTCTCGTGCTTTATATTCACTAGATGAGCTTTTTTAAAAATGGGCTCATTGTTTGCAAAATGACAAAAGTACAATTAGAAAATTGAGTTTCAAGTTTTTGTGGAGAAAAAAGGAAGATAACAGAAAGGAAAGTAGCCTCTTGTTTTGGTTTCTTACCCTTTAGTGGGCTTTTCTAGAGAAAAACTCTGGATATAGACActccacccccccccccccccctcccccAACCccccaaagaaaaaaaaaaaaaagaaaaagaacaaagaaacttTTTTTGCATGACGATTTGAATTTGCCCCCTGAGGTAGTAAGCCCAATACTTCTATTGTTATGTCAAGCAATGACCCTATAACTTCACTGTTTATTATGTTCACTCTTACATTCTATCAGGACTTGGCTACATAAACTGGACTTTAGTACAATTGTTAGATAATCACACATGTTCAAATTGCTTATGCTCTTTCTTGCtctcttcttttcttgtttAATGTATATTTTTCCTTCTACTTGTAGGACTATACTCAatggaagaagagaaagaaacatCTGTGCAACAGAAAGAGGAGTTTCAGATGAGTTAGAATAACCTGAATCCCCTCAAGGACTAGAATTCGATGTGGAGCTGGGAACCATTTCCGACAATCTGCATCTTTTTGATGATTACCTACAACAAAGTAGCTGGTAGGAAATCTCATCAGGGCAATTGCTTCAGTAGATTCAGTAGATTGCAACTGTGAAAGTCTTTTCATCACCGAAGCGCTCACACGCAAAGTACCAGTAGAGGAATCATCAAATCCTTCAGGGATCTTAGGTTTATCAAGAAGAATTAGACACTCCATTTCAACAGTCCTCTCTTCTGATGACTTCTGAAAGTCGTATATCTCCCTGTGCGAGTACATGTCTCATAAGCACTTTACAAGCCAAAAGTAACATTGATAGGCACGAGGCTAAAGTTGAACCAAGATGCAGACGAGTAAAATACATAAGATGAACAACTTCAACTGAATAATTGCTAATGCAAAGATTGAAATTTGAACCTCCTAAACTCCAGAAAATGCTGTCCCCTCAAGCTTTTAAGGAAAGAAATCCAATTTGAGACATGAAAAATCAATAGTTCAACACGCAGGACATTGTTCGATTCAGAATTGTTTCTGAGCAAGTTTATGATACTATGAATTGTTATAAGCATGACTGGACAGGTACTGCAAAAAGGTTTTAGGACAAATATTTACCACAAATTGTGGAATATGCGTCTGTGGCATGTTCAACTGATCTATTTTGCATATCACATAACCAAGGCAGCGTGAATTCCACCAAGAATCAAAGATTAGGAGAAAAAAAATGGAGATCCCCTAGATTTTAGAGTTTACTTCGAATAGAGCTTGTTTATCAGATAAGCCCAAGAGAAGGAGAAACAGAGACGTATCTCAAGCTAAATCATGAACTACTCGTCCAGTCAAAAGTTTTACAGGGAAAAAAATTATACCCACAAATCTATATCATGTAACCTAACATCTTGATAAGCCCCTCAGAAGGTCATCCAGAGCTACTGTTCCAAATAAGAAGTATTTGGACTAAGGGTCCTACTGCTTTTCTATTTTTGCTGCTATTTTTATTTACTGCAATTAATCTTTTAAGTTGTTTGTTTTACTTAGTCAAGTAGCACGAAGTTGATCGTGGCAATAATATCTCTTTGTGCTAAAGTGCGGCCTTAAGAATAGGACTAAGTAGTTTTATTTCTTCCCTATTTATATTCTTCTGTAGCagcagtaaaaaaaaaaaaaaaaaaggaaataccagcaattttattaatttttcttctaTAAATTTTCTTGGCTTTGACTGGGACCTatcattggtatcagagccacaattttttttctattcttcCTTTCAAATGGCTACAAACAAGGAAAGAATTGAAAACCTCGAAACTGGGCTTGGTCAAGTCCAGGACAATCTGTCACGATTTGGGGACGATCTACAATATATCAAGGCGGCGCTCTCCAAATTGACAGAAACTTCTCTTGCCAATAAGGAGGAATCAAGCTGCGAAGGCGACCGAGCTAGCCAGATACGTGCTACTCCTGAAGTCTTGAAAGACGGAGGGAAGTCACTATTCTCAGCTAAGCTCGCCAAACTCGAATTTCCCAAATATACAGGAGACGATCCGACTGAATGGTTCACCAGAGTAGATCAATTCTTCGAATACCAGGGAACACCAGATGCTGAAAAAGTTTCCTTGGCATCATATCACCTCCGCGGAGAAGCTAACGAGTGGTGGCAATGGCTTCGACGAACTTATGCTGAGGCCGGAAAAGGAGTATCGTGGGAAATATTCTCCGAAGAATTGTGGTCCCGCTTTGGGCCCACCGACTGTGAAGATTTTGACGAATCTCTCTCCAAAATTCGTCAGACTGGTGACTTACGTGATTATCAAAG
Coding sequences within it:
- the LOC110611646 gene encoding uncharacterized tRNA/rRNA methyltransferase slr1673-like, with protein sequence MQSTYISWVPAVSPPPLSLSNSKPRLSTASPNQPQTQKISQYRYYNSDGDIDNPAEVKFTLPAHVKSLTSTLNPFVKHCVKLRKSSSYRHFHGSAIVVGTTPIREIYDFQKSSEERTVEMECLILLDKPKIPEGFDDSSTGTLRVSASVMKRLSQLQSTESTEAIALMRFPTSYFVVGNHQKDADCRKWFPAPHRILVLEGIQDPGNLGTLVRSAVAFRWGGIFLLPGCCDPFNDKALKASRGASFQVPIVAGGWQNLEALKNEFQMKLLAGHPASNDELKPVSQLSQGLADSLADVPLCLVLGSEGRGLSEQSLQECELVSIPMARNYESLNVAVAGGIFLYMLQPQNQRIF